From the genome of Gemmatimonadaceae bacterium, one region includes:
- a CDS encoding proline dehydrogenase family protein, producing the protein MLRNALLYLSSQPKVFSFVRHNRMAKGFASRFVAGETLDSALAAVKKLNDKGITASLDLLGESVRNEKEARESARQYIRMLDRIRETRLDANVSVKLTAMGLDLAEDLCIANMQDILECARKNETFVRIDMEGSDYTQKTLDIFHERLFPSFRGNVGIVLQSYLYRAFQDAQEANTAGARVRLCKGAYKEPVSVAYPDKADVDDSYLRCMRALLLDGNYPGIATHDERMVRETKRFARDNQVDSSRFEFQMLYGVRRDLQEKLVREGYRMRVYVPFGTQWYPYLMRRLAERPANVAFITGNVLKEMVGRNRT; encoded by the coding sequence ATGCTTCGCAACGCCCTGCTCTACCTGTCCAGTCAACCCAAAGTATTCAGCTTCGTCCGGCACAACCGAATGGCAAAGGGCTTCGCCTCACGCTTCGTTGCCGGCGAGACGCTGGACAGTGCACTCGCCGCGGTGAAGAAGCTCAACGACAAGGGAATCACCGCCTCTCTCGACCTCCTCGGAGAAAGCGTTCGAAACGAGAAGGAAGCTCGTGAATCCGCGCGCCAGTACATCCGAATGCTCGATCGAATCAGGGAGACCCGGCTCGACGCCAACGTATCGGTGAAGCTAACGGCGATGGGGCTCGACCTTGCCGAAGACCTCTGCATTGCGAACATGCAGGACATCCTCGAGTGCGCGCGGAAGAATGAGACCTTCGTTCGCATCGACATGGAGGGTAGCGACTACACGCAAAAAACCCTCGACATCTTCCATGAGCGGCTCTTCCCGTCGTTCAGGGGAAATGTCGGAATCGTTCTGCAGAGCTATCTCTATCGGGCGTTTCAGGACGCGCAGGAGGCAAACACCGCCGGCGCGCGCGTCCGGCTTTGCAAGGGGGCGTACAAGGAGCCCGTTTCGGTTGCGTACCCCGACAAGGCCGACGTCGACGACTCCTATCTCCGCTGCATGCGCGCGCTGCTGCTGGACGGCAACTACCCCGGCATTGCAACTCACGATGAGCGCATGGTGCGCGAGACGAAACGATTCGCGCGCGACAATCAGGTCGATTCGAGCCGCTTCGAGTTCCAGATGCTCTATGGTGTGCGCCGTGATCTGCAGGAAAAGCTCGTGCGCGAAGGGTACAGAATGCGTGTCTACGTTCCATTCGGGACGCAGTGGTATCCCTATCTCATGCGGCGCCTCGCGGAACGGCCGGCGAACGTCGCATTCATCACCGGAAACGTCCTGAAGGAGATGGTCGGGCGGAACCGCACTTAG
- the rsgA gene encoding ribosome small subunit-dependent GTPase A: protein MTGAPRRSRETGVVMKGTGGIWQVRTGKGETLDASLRGRLKKERNDILKLAVGDDVVVERDADASWAISEILPRRSQLARRLPGEGRGERIVAANIDQVVVVFAAANPEPHVRMLDRFLVIAEGNDLHARVVINKIELVNRAETEKRFADYGRAGYPVHFTSVKQGVGLDELHDALAGRTSVLSGPSGVGKSSLMNSMYPGLNLRVGEISESVNKGRHTTVGAVLHPLPHSGHVVDTPGLREVGMWGMPSEDLDKCFPELRPYVGKCRFNDCTHLAEPGCAVTAAVESGEVSRERFESYAKLRGELGESEKKLVDYSQTARTRKRR, encoded by the coding sequence GTGACCGGCGCTCCGAGACGATCGCGCGAGACCGGCGTCGTGATGAAAGGGACTGGGGGAATCTGGCAGGTCCGAACGGGCAAGGGCGAGACACTCGACGCCTCTCTTCGGGGGCGACTGAAGAAAGAACGGAACGACATCCTCAAGCTGGCTGTTGGCGACGATGTGGTCGTCGAGCGCGACGCCGATGCAAGCTGGGCGATCTCCGAGATTCTGCCGCGGCGGTCGCAGCTCGCGCGGCGGTTGCCCGGCGAAGGCCGCGGCGAGCGGATTGTCGCCGCGAACATAGACCAGGTCGTGGTGGTGTTCGCAGCCGCGAATCCCGAGCCTCACGTCCGGATGCTCGACCGGTTTCTCGTGATAGCCGAGGGAAACGATCTTCACGCGCGGGTGGTGATCAACAAGATCGAGCTGGTGAATCGTGCTGAAACGGAAAAGCGCTTCGCCGACTATGGCCGCGCTGGATATCCGGTTCACTTCACGAGCGTGAAGCAGGGCGTGGGACTCGACGAGCTTCACGACGCGCTCGCGGGACGAACGTCGGTGCTGAGCGGGCCTTCGGGCGTCGGAAAGTCGTCGCTGATGAACTCGATGTATCCCGGCTTGAATTTGCGGGTCGGTGAGATCAGCGAGTCGGTGAACAAGGGCCGGCATACGACCGTCGGCGCTGTCCTGCATCCGTTGCCCCACTCGGGGCACGTCGTCGATACGCCCGGCCTCCGCGAAGTAGGGATGTGGGGAATGCCGTCGGAGGACCTCGACAAGTGCTTCCCGGAGCTCAGGCCGTATGTCGGCAAGTGTCGCTTCAACGACTGCACGCACCTGGCTGAGCCGGGTTGTGCCGTTACGGCGGCGGTCGAGTCGGGCGAGGTTTCACGCGAGAGATTCGAGAGCTACGCGAAGCTCCGCGGAGAGCTGGGAGAATCGGAGAAGAAGCTGGTGGACTACAGTCAGACTGCCAGGACGAGGAAAAGACGCTAG
- a CDS encoding OsmC family protein has product MTGPSPVDGLLASLASCTAVDVVDILAKRRTPVESLEIDVVANRVNTIPRRLEHVMMSYRIGGTGIERVHAERAVELAVTKYCSVRDSLRPDVPVEWTVELASESE; this is encoded by the coding sequence ATGACCGGGCCAAGCCCGGTGGACGGTCTGCTGGCTTCGCTGGCGTCGTGCACCGCTGTTGACGTGGTCGACATACTGGCCAAACGGAGAACGCCAGTGGAGTCGCTCGAGATAGATGTCGTGGCGAACAGAGTGAACACGATTCCCCGCCGTCTGGAGCACGTGATGATGTCCTACCGGATCGGAGGGACGGGTATTGAGCGAGTGCACGCCGAGCGTGCGGTGGAGCTTGCAGTCACGAAGTACTGCTCGGTGAGGGATTCGCTGCGTCCCGATGTCCCGGTTGAGTGGACGGTAGAGCTGGCATCAGAGTCGGAATGA
- a CDS encoding sulfurtransferase, translating to MPVTTPTRDDDQSIAQKGYTHPEVLVSTEWLAAHLDDPGIRIIESDEDVLLYDTGHIPGAQKVDWHEDLNDPVLRDYVSSEQFETLLRSKGIDESTTVIFYGDKNNWWAAYAYWVFQLFGFTNAKLLDGGRIKWEQETRPMTTEMPKFDNTDYKAPQRSDDEIRAFFHQVREHSERGKPLVDVRSPDEYSGAKTHMPDYPQEGTLRGGHIVGAKSVPWARAANPDGTFKSAFELRAIYEKEQGLRPNDDVIAYCRIGERSSHTWFVLTKLLGYEKVRNYDGSWTEWGNAVRAPIERGGPK from the coding sequence ATGCCGGTAACGACACCGACGCGGGACGATGATCAGTCCATCGCGCAGAAGGGATACACTCACCCCGAAGTACTCGTCAGCACCGAGTGGCTGGCCGCCCACCTCGACGATCCCGGCATCCGAATCATCGAAAGCGACGAGGATGTTCTTCTCTACGACACCGGCCACATTCCCGGCGCGCAGAAGGTCGACTGGCACGAAGACCTGAACGACCCCGTTCTACGTGACTACGTCTCGTCGGAGCAGTTCGAGACGCTGCTCCGGTCGAAAGGAATAGACGAGAGCACTACCGTCATCTTTTACGGCGACAAGAACAACTGGTGGGCAGCTTACGCGTACTGGGTGTTCCAGCTTTTCGGATTCACCAACGCGAAGCTGCTCGACGGCGGCCGCATCAAGTGGGAACAGGAAACGCGTCCGATGACAACGGAAATGCCGAAGTTCGACAACACGGATTACAAGGCGCCTCAGCGGTCGGACGACGAGATTCGCGCATTCTTCCATCAGGTTCGAGAGCACTCGGAACGTGGCAAGCCGCTGGTGGACGTTCGGTCACCCGACGAGTACAGCGGGGCCAAAACGCACATGCCCGACTATCCGCAGGAGGGAACGCTCCGCGGCGGCCATATCGTCGGAGCAAAGAGTGTCCCGTGGGCTCGCGCGGCGAATCCCGACGGAACGTTCAAATCCGCGTTCGAGCTGCGCGCGATCTATGAGAAGGAGCAGGGGCTCCGGCCCAACGACGACGTCATCGCCTACTGCCGCATCGGTGAGCGATCGTCACATACTTGGTTCGTTCTCACGAAGCTCCTCGGCTACGAGAAAGTTCGTAACTATGATGGGAGCTGGACGGAATGGGGCAACGCCGTTCGTGCACCGATCGAGAGGGGCGGTCCAAAGTGA
- a CDS encoding (2Fe-2S) ferredoxin domain-containing protein: MGQYRHHVFVCTSGKTCPLAKSAEVHATLKREVAAAGIRDAVRVNHSGCMSQCGHGPMVVVYPDDIWYAAVDEAGARRIVTEHLIGGRVVTDYLYIAPPGDNKLPGTE, from the coding sequence ATGGGCCAGTACCGTCATCACGTCTTTGTCTGCACGAGTGGAAAAACGTGCCCGCTCGCGAAGTCGGCTGAAGTGCATGCAACGCTCAAAAGGGAGGTGGCCGCAGCCGGAATTCGTGACGCGGTTCGCGTGAATCATTCCGGGTGCATGAGCCAATGCGGGCATGGGCCGATGGTTGTCGTCTACCCGGATGACATCTGGTACGCGGCGGTGGACGAAGCGGGCGCCCGCCGCATTGTCACAGAGCACCTCATCGGCGGGCGCGTTGTAACCGATTATCTCTACATCGCGCCGCCGGGCGATAACAAGCTGCCGGGCACGGAATGA
- a CDS encoding alpha/beta hydrolase: MNYVRLLLALVLFAVSLLAVLPAPTYLGWQLSIGVTEWGHVLALIAALILLLPGWWKTLPGRLSAVLALIAVALALSPLLRASPIAETLPGQLISAFGGRNPRQTQDAPARTTPFVHRELFTGVRSPSVRVDTMTYVRRNGKPLGLDLYRPTRQAGDLLPLVVMIHGGSWRGGSRADLRELNRYLAAHGYAVAAVSYRFAPQFPHPAASEDVRSAIQFLKSNAARFGVDASRIALVGRSAGGQLALLAAYTARDPAIRGAAALYAPSDQVFGYENPSNPRVLNSTEILEAYLAGNPRTKPEAYRTASPINFVSASTVPTLLIHGEKDELVWVRQSERLAAKLAAANRPHFLLRLPWATHGCDYNFNGPCGQLSTYAIENFLGEVMR; encoded by the coding sequence GTGAACTACGTTCGGCTCCTCCTCGCGCTGGTGTTATTCGCTGTCTCGCTGCTCGCTGTTTTGCCTGCCCCGACCTATCTGGGATGGCAGCTGTCCATCGGCGTCACGGAGTGGGGGCATGTGCTGGCGCTGATCGCCGCCTTGATCCTCCTCTTGCCGGGATGGTGGAAGACCCTTCCGGGCAGGCTTTCCGCAGTCCTCGCATTAATCGCCGTTGCGCTGGCGCTCTCACCGCTTCTCCGCGCTTCGCCGATCGCGGAAACTCTTCCCGGTCAGCTGATTTCCGCGTTCGGAGGCAGGAACCCGAGGCAGACGCAGGACGCGCCGGCGCGGACAACGCCGTTCGTACACCGTGAGCTGTTCACTGGCGTTCGCTCGCCTTCGGTTCGCGTCGACACAATGACCTATGTGCGGCGGAATGGAAAGCCGCTGGGTCTCGATCTTTATCGGCCGACGAGACAAGCAGGTGATCTTCTGCCGCTCGTGGTCATGATTCACGGCGGATCATGGCGGGGCGGGTCGCGGGCTGATCTCCGCGAGCTGAATCGCTACCTCGCAGCGCATGGCTACGCGGTAGCGGCCGTGAGCTATCGCTTTGCGCCCCAGTTTCCCCATCCCGCTGCGAGCGAGGACGTAAGGAGCGCAATCCAGTTCCTGAAATCGAATGCGGCCCGCTTTGGGGTCGATGCGAGCAGAATAGCCCTCGTTGGCCGCTCAGCCGGCGGGCAGCTCGCGCTCCTGGCGGCGTACACGGCGAGGGATCCGGCAATTCGCGGAGCGGCCGCGCTCTACGCTCCGTCGGACCAGGTGTTCGGCTACGAGAATCCTTCGAATCCGCGGGTTCTCAACAGCACGGAGATTCTTGAAGCGTATCTCGCCGGGAATCCGCGCACGAAGCCGGAGGCGTACCGGACAGCGTCTCCAATCAATTTCGTTTCAGCCTCGACGGTGCCGACACTGCTGATACACGGTGAAAAGGACGAGCTCGTGTGGGTGCGACAGAGCGAGCGCCTCGCTGCGAAGCTGGCGGCCGCGAATCGGCCGCACTTCCTTCTGCGGCTCCCGTGGGCAACGCACGGGTGCGATTACAACTTCAACGGGCCATGCGGCCAGTTGAGTACGTACGCGATTGAGAATTTTCTTGGGGAGGTCATGCGGTAA
- a CDS encoding (2Fe-2S) ferredoxin domain-containing protein produces the protein MAMEIREPVMEPYSHHVLVCTGSFCSPERRGRALYAHLAELLEREDLLFGPTRVKRGETPCLGVCAGGPIVVVYPEGVWYGNVTFDLLERIVVEHLKNGRVVHEAVFHRLAPIRKV, from the coding sequence ATGGCGATGGAAATCCGCGAGCCGGTCATGGAGCCGTATTCCCACCATGTTCTGGTATGTACCGGCAGCTTTTGCTCGCCCGAGCGACGCGGCCGCGCACTGTACGCGCACCTCGCCGAGCTCCTGGAGCGGGAGGATCTTCTCTTCGGGCCCACGCGCGTGAAGCGTGGCGAGACGCCGTGCCTCGGCGTCTGTGCAGGAGGGCCGATCGTGGTGGTTTATCCCGAAGGCGTATGGTACGGCAACGTCACATTCGACTTACTGGAGCGGATCGTAGTCGAGCATCTCAAGAACGGACGCGTCGTCCACGAAGCGGTATTCCATCGCCTCGCACCGATAAGAAAGGTCTAA
- a CDS encoding four helix bundle protein, producing the protein MANADGLAEHWIRDPLSRMRVYQLYTELIQLAWNDCETLKHHRVTEKVAGQLYAAVGSIGANLGEGYSRSSGRDHVRFYEYALGSARESMVWYDASVAVLGDEIVKARARALEEIRRLLLAIIPRERDRLIRPRSAARP; encoded by the coding sequence ATGGCAAATGCGGACGGCCTGGCGGAACATTGGATTCGGGATCCCCTGTCGAGAATGAGAGTGTATCAGCTTTACACCGAGCTGATTCAGCTCGCCTGGAATGATTGCGAGACGCTGAAACATCATCGTGTCACGGAAAAAGTTGCGGGACAGCTTTATGCTGCTGTTGGTTCGATTGGGGCCAATCTCGGGGAGGGTTATTCGCGTAGCTCAGGCCGCGACCACGTCCGATTTTACGAATATGCGCTAGGCTCCGCCCGCGAGAGCATGGTTTGGTACGACGCATCAGTGGCCGTCCTCGGCGATGAAATCGTAAAGGCACGGGCACGAGCGCTCGAAGAGATCCGCCGGCTCCTCCTGGCAATCATCCCGCGAGAGCGCGATCGCTTGATCCGCCCGAGGTCCGCCGCCAGGCCCTAA